AGCGAAGAGTCCCGTCAGAAGCGTGCGGCAGAGGGCGCAACCATTACGCCGTGCCTCATCCTCTCGGTTTCGGAGAACGGCTTCGGTAAGCGTACCGATGCTGAGGAGTACCGCCTGCAGACCCGCGGCGGCTCGGGCGTCATCAACATGAAGGCGACAGCCAAGACCGGCAAGGTTTCGTCCATCAACTTGGTCGACGAGACCAGCGAACTGATGGCGATCAGCCAGTTCGGCAAGATGATCCGCATCGACACCAAGACAATTCGAGCCGCCGGCCGCAGCACCCAGGGGGTCAAACTCCTCAGCTTGGATGAAGCGGACAAGGTCGCAGCAGCCGTGGTGATTCCGCCGGATGAATCAAACCATAAGGAACCGGAACAGGGATTGTTGCAGTAGGTAAGGCAGTTTCGTGCACAGGGACACGACTGAGACATGATGAAACATTAGGAGACAGGGGAGACAGGTCAAACCTCTCCCCTCTCCTATCCCCTTGAAAACTTGAAAATTGGAGCCTTAAATGGGCTGTTTCACGAAAGGTGCGCGAAAACTCGCACCTTTTTCTATTTATCAGCGAATTCTCGCGGGAAAATCACTTGCGGGGTATGAACCCAAGCTCCGTGTATCTCGGAGGGTTCGAATCTAAGTTCTTTACTGTTAGGTATTTACGGGGATACTCTCTAACCATCGATTGGGAGTGGATCCTTTGTGACGATCGACACCAGGACGAAGGCTAGCAATCCGCGGTAGCTAGCCGATTGAATTTGGAGCGATAGATAGATGGCGAGCAAGCGGCAACGGCTTCGTAAGGAATTGTGGTCAGAAGATGAGGACGTTTGGACTGGGGAAGAGGTCGGGTGGTTTAAAATCCCGCGTACCTTCCCGCTTTGCTTGGCGCTCTTGAAGAAGGACATCCGCGGACCTGAAGATCCTACGGCGGTTTATCTTGAACTACTTTCCCATCATTACGGGGAAGGTTTCATAGAGCTAAAGCAAGAATCAGACCACGCGTTCGCATGTGGATTCTCTGTCGGTCGTCTAAGGTCATGGCATGAGCGGATGGCCAAATTAGAGGAGTTAGGTTTTATCAAAACAAAGAGCGCAGGGGCCTCGAAATATAAGTATGTTTTACTGATGCATCCGACGACGGTGATCCAAAACCTGCGGGATCAAGGGAAAATAGAAGACAGATGGTGGAATATGTACATCGCCCGAAAGGCGGAAACTCGAGAACTGACATACGAGCAGAGGGATCAACAAAAGAAGCAAGCCGCAAACACGCGAAAGAGATCTGGCAAAACTATTCGTATAGGGAAATCATTAAGTAAAAAGTCGCCATAGTGCCTGCAAGAGAGATCGGACTAATCAACGATCCCTGCATCATCAAGAATTTCTTTTCCTAGGATGATTCGCCTGATGCTTCTCTTGTCATCGAATGGGACAACATAATCCTTGTTATCCGCTTCTGCAGGATATTCGATGAACCCTAGTTCGGGACGTCGGCTTGTATTCATAAGATCTACATATGTTCCGTAATCTAGTGAATAGATGTTATATCGTACTCCGGGTTTGTCCTTGTCGGCATAGCCTCTTTGAACTAGGTGAAGTACTCGTAGGTCGAACAGCTCGTGAATCACTGGGTGATTCGCTAGTTCACGCGGCAGAAGAAAAGAACGAGCGCGTTTATTGCCGATCACATTATCTGTGATGGTGCGCAACACGATCCTTAGTCGCTCGCTCAGATTTCTTTCTTTATCTTGCTCGAACCATTGGCGAGCTGCTTCAAGAACGGCATCCCGTTCAATCTTATCCTTGCCCTTTCTATGCGCGAAGAAATAGGCCTTCGAGAAGATATTGATGAGGTCGCGAATAACCCCTTCCGAGGCCCGCACAAGCTCTTGAAAGACCTTTCGTTCGGTAAAGAGCTTGCTTGCAAGCTTCGCGCCTGTTTCTATGCCAATGCCCTCCAAATAGTTTTCGGGAAGTTCATTTCTAAGATGTCTCACGAGCATGTCCGCGAAGGCATCCGTAATGCGCTCGGGATTGCGATCATAAACATAGTAATCATCGATGTCCAGAAACGCAGATATGTCTGCCCCCATTTCAAGGCCAATAAATCCTCTCTCTGTATTGATCGCAAAGTCGGAGCGGTATTCCAGAGAACCAATTTTGACTGCGACGTTTGTGAGAGGAATCACCGAGCGTTTTAGGAATTCCGCGAAGTACGGCTGGATATCGATGGGAATAGAGGACCACTCATCCAGCAAAATGTAGAAGGTGGCATTGCAGAGCAACGTGAGGTTCTTGATAGGGGTACTTATCGCAGGGAAGATGACTTTATCGATGTATTCGAATCGGTAAGTGGAAGAAGTGCTTTGTTCGGTTGATGTAGTTCTCCCAGCCTTGCCTTCGAGGCTAAACAGCTTAGATGGTTCCGATTTGATTATTCCCCCGGTTTCGGAGGTCCCTTTTTTAGAATCATTTGCTGTAGCGGAGTCTTGCTTTGTGAGCTGTATCGGCTGGGTCGCGGACTCTGCGAGATTATTGATTTCGTCGAGTGCAAGATCAACGTTTTTGCCGCCTTCTGCAACCACAAATTCCAAGAAGCCGTTATAAAGCTCTGCAAGAAAATCTCTGAACAAGGCTGTGCATCGTGCGGACAACCCAATAGATACGTCAGAGAATTGGCTAGTGCTACCAAATGTTCGGGCGTCAATATATATGACGCAGCATCTCGGCGCGGCTGTCAGTTGGCTCTGCAGAACTTTAAGCACATGAGTCTTACCAGTCCCTCGTCGTCCGTAAATTATCTGGCTGTTAATATTGTTGATCTGGGGAAGGATCCCAAGGTCAACAAAAGCTCCCATTAGCTTTTGGCTGTCGCTTTGTTTCTCCGAGCGCTGTGGGATGGAAGCGACTGCTTTAGCTAACTCTGGCGTCTGGACCACAATATTCCTCTTCTGCTCTGTAGTTGTTAGGCAGCAGAACAGTTTATTTGGCCGTTGTCAATGATGGATACCCTATTCAATATTCGGTAGGAGTCGACGAGTCAATTTTTCCCCATAGACGCCTATGGTGGCAGCGGAACTTTCGATAGCTAGTTGCGTAGCATCATTATGCTTCGTGTATCAACTCTCCTCCTTTTCTGCTCGCTCGCCGCGTATGCGCAGGATGGCTTCGAGGCGGCCAGCATTCATCCCACCAAAGAGTCTGTTCCTAACGAGCGTGATGGCGCCATCTCGGCTGCTCATGGGACGCTTCGGCTGCATGATGTCACGCTGAAGTCCTGCATTCACTATGCCTACGGCATCTCCACCGCGCAGATTGTGGGTGGTACGAATCTCTCCGGAGAGCGGTATGACATTCTGGCCACTGCCGGGCGGGATCTTGGAGATGCGGAGCTGCGGCGTATGCTGCAGGGGCTGCTGGCGGAGCGGTTTCATCTCACTCTGCACCACGAGCAGCGCGAGATGCGGGGCTATGTGCTCTCCGCCGCTCCAGGGGGCGTGAAGGACTCCGCCGCGATGCATACCGCAGCCGCCGAGGGCGAGCCGACCCACCAGAACTCCGAGATCGGATTTACCGCCCGCAGCTTCACCATGAAGGATCTGGCGGCGTATCTCGCCAGTCCTCTCGATGGCCCGGTGGCGGATGAGACCGGTCTTAGCGGACGGTATGACATCGCAGTCGACTTCCGCCGCTATGTGAATACCGGTCCTACGACACAGGAAGAACGTCCGAGTGTCATGTCTGTGCTGAGTGCTGCGCTCAAAGGTGAGCTCGGCTTGCAGCTCGCGGCGAAGAAGGGGATGTATGACGTTGTGGTCGTCGACCACGTTGAGGCTCCGTCGGGGAATTGAGGGGTTCGAGCACCCATGCACCGGGTGCCCCACATACGCGAAGCGGGGTCCCCGGCCAGCTTCGCTGGCTGGGGTGCAAGCTTATGTGGGTATCGGGGTCCCCTCTGGGGTGATCTATCGAGCGTTAGCTCGACCGGCTTTTAGGCGCTCTACCTGAGGACGAAGGAAAAACGGTTCGCGCGAAGCGCGAATCTCCCACATAAGCTTGCACCCCAACGAACAAGTTCGTTGAGGCCCCGCGGCGCGTATGTGGGGCACCCGGTATCCAGCCTCTAGCTGATCTTCACGGGAAGTTCTGTCCGGATGGTGTAGAAGTCGTAACTCGACCACTTCCACAACTCCGCAAGTGGAACCAGGCCACGTTCGACAGGGTTCTGATGCATGTAGTGGAGCTTTTCCTTGACCTTCACAGTTGTGAGGACATTGAAGTCGTAGTAACGATGCTGCCAGAACGGCCTCTCCTGGGATTGTTTTGAGACCGATAACTTGAGGGCTTTAATGGCAATCGATAGGGGATGTTCCGGCGGTTCTCCGAGGAGAAGATGAACATGCTCGGGCATGACGACATAACCATGCACTGGGAGCAGATACCGTTGACGGGTCTGTTCCAGAGTCCTAACGAAAAGGTCACGTGATTGGGATGTACTGAGATAGGGCCGGCGTTGATAACAACTGAACGTAACGAAATGAATATGCCCGAAGTTTTGGAATCGCTTGAGACCTTTGGGCATGGTGGGATTTTAGACGGATCGAGCTTTGCTCGATAGATCACCCCAGAGAACAAGTTCTCCGGGGACCCCGATAGATCACCCCAGAGAACAGGTTCTCCGGGGACCCCGATGGACCCACATAAGCTTGCACCCCAACGAACAAGTTCGTTGAGGCCCCGCGGCGCGTATGTGGCACCCTTCCTCGGCTCCCGCCGGAAAGCTTCACCATCTGACTTCTACCGAAGCCGCACTGTAAGCCGTTCAATTCGCTCTCCTCTGCGAATCCGTTTGGCCTGCTTCCGCAGATGTGCCGTCGGGTCGTCGGGGCCGGCTTCGTCATCGTCTTCAGCGGGCTCGTCTAACTTCTCCTCCAGCACATACTGCACCTGTGGCTGCGCCATGGTCTGCAGCTCCTGCAGCGCATTCCCGACTGCAGCGGTGGAGGGATAGAAGCCCCAGCGGGATTTGCCTCGGCGCTTGTTCCACCGGTAGCGGAAACGTCGATAGAAGAAGAGACACAGAAACACAACCGCGAGCTCGTCCAGGCCTCGCATCAGCAATAAATCAAGATCCATGAAATCGCCTCGCATGAGCTGGCAAACAACCACGCAGCCGCAGGCCGTCAGGACTGCGGAGGGAGATGTGCTCTAAACGGAAGGCGAGGGAGGCGGGCGCTGGAAGCGTGTGGGGCGTACTGGAGTAAGTCGCCGTCTATGGGGTGAAACCGCGGCCAGCCGAACCTGTTTCTCTTTGGGGATGCCGAAGACAAAGACGGTTAGCAGGATGAGGCAGCACGCGAACCCTGCATCATGAGGGACTGCCAGCAGGAGCAGAAGCGCGATTGCCAGAACGGCAAGAACGACACTTCTGAATCCGGATTGGCGCAGGCGCGCGTTCACATGCCGAGTGTATCAAGAAGATCGAAAATGCAAATGGGGCGCCGCTCTCGCAGAGCGGCGCCCCATTCGCGTTCGCGATGACGATCGCTAGAAGGTGATGATATCCAGCGCCGGGGTCGGCTTGATCGCGACCGGTTCGAAGACGTTGCCGTGTTTGCCCTTGCTGATGTCTCCCAGAACGTTGTTTACGGTATCTTCGGTGCGGGTCTGCGGCATGTGCGTTACACGGGTGACGCGAGCAGTGGCCTGGCAGAGACGGAAACGGTTCGGGATGCGGGTCAATGCCCGGTATACGTGTTCAGATCGCATAAAGAAAACTCCAGTCGGAAAAGCCTTGAACGTTCGCGAAATGCGGGCTCGTCTCGTGACAAGAGCTTCAATCAGAAGGAAGCGAGCAGGAAGGGCTACTCCAAGTCTATGCCCAAACGGGCGTAGAAAGCGGCGGGGAGAAAAAGAAAGCAGAGAAGTTCATTTAGAAACGGTTCGCGCACAGCGCGAATACCCACGTCCCAGAATCGGGACATGGGTCACCCGGTGTATGAGTTGTTATAGATATTCGCGGCGGGTAATACAAAGGCCGCGCTTACGCGCGGCCCTTATTCAATCCTTCACTCATTCCATCCTTCAATTAGTAAGCAGCCGTAAACCGCTGACCACGGAACTGCGGTTTCTCCAGCTCATCGGCGACTGCGATTGCGTAGTCGGCATACGAGATCTCGCTCTTGCCGTTTTCGCCGACGATCAGGTCGTCCTTGCCCAGGCGGAAGCTGCCCTTGCGGGGGCCGACTTCGAAGAAGCCTGCGGGGGAGAAATAAGTCCAGTCGACGGTCTGGTTCTTCTTGAGGTTGTCGAGGACCTTGATATGCGAGTCGACGATCGGCAGCCACTCCGCCGGAAGATAGCCGCTGTCGCGCAGCGTGACACGTTTGCCGTCCTGCCCGGTGACGTAGAGGCTGCCGGCTCCGCCTACCACCAGCAGGCGAGGTCCGCTGTTCTTACCGCCCGCTAGCGAGACGCCTTCGACCACGCGATCGGTCAGGCCGACGATCTGGTCGGTATCCGTCATCGGCGGCGCCAGGGCGCTTACTACGGCGTCAGCGCCGCGTACGACGGCTGCAATCTTGTCCGGGTGGCCGGCGTCATCCACCGTGCTGGTGGCTCCCGGTGCGCTGTAGTCTGCGTGACGGGTCACCGCCACCACCTGATGTCCGCGCGACACCAATTCCTTCACAATTTCAACGCCCGACTTACCCTTAGCTCCATACACAACAACCTTCATGACGACCCTCCATTTATTTCGATATCGAAATATCGACTCGTATCACTAGATGACCCTCGTACCTTCTCGGATGCAGGAAAAGTGACACCGAGGCCGGGCACAGGTTAGAGTGGCGGTGAAAACGGAGCAAGGAAAGGGCCATGGCGAAGACGATAGGCATCATGCTCACTGAAGGAATTGAAGCCGGCGTGGTGGAAGACAACGC
This genomic window from Terriglobus albidus contains:
- a CDS encoding orc1/cdc6 family replication initiation protein, with protein sequence MVQTPELAKAVASIPQRSEKQSDSQKLMGAFVDLGILPQINNINSQIIYGRRGTGKTHVLKVLQSQLTAAPRCCVIYIDARTFGSTSQFSDVSIGLSARCTALFRDFLAELYNGFLEFVVAEGGKNVDLALDEINNLAESATQPIQLTKQDSATANDSKKGTSETGGIIKSEPSKLFSLEGKAGRTTSTEQSTSSTYRFEYIDKVIFPAISTPIKNLTLLCNATFYILLDEWSSIPIDIQPYFAEFLKRSVIPLTNVAVKIGSLEYRSDFAINTERGFIGLEMGADISAFLDIDDYYVYDRNPERITDAFADMLVRHLRNELPENYLEGIGIETGAKLASKLFTERKVFQELVRASEGVIRDLINIFSKAYFFAHRKGKDKIERDAVLEAARQWFEQDKERNLSERLRIVLRTITDNVIGNKRARSFLLPRELANHPVIHELFDLRVLHLVQRGYADKDKPGVRYNIYSLDYGTYVDLMNTSRRPELGFIEYPAEADNKDYVVPFDDKRSIRRIILGKEILDDAGIVD
- a CDS encoding NAD(P)-dependent oxidoreductase; the protein is MKVVVYGAKGKSGVEIVKELVSRGHQVVAVTRHADYSAPGATSTVDDAGHPDKIAAVVRGADAVVSALAPPMTDTDQIVGLTDRVVEGVSLAGGKNSGPRLLVVGGAGSLYVTGQDGKRVTLRDSGYLPAEWLPIVDSHIKVLDNLKKNQTVDWTYFSPAGFFEVGPRKGSFRLGKDDLIVGENGKSEISYADYAIAVADELEKPQFRGQRFTAAY
- a CDS encoding TIGR03435 family protein, coding for MLRVSTLLLFCSLAAYAQDGFEAASIHPTKESVPNERDGAISAAHGTLRLHDVTLKSCIHYAYGISTAQIVGGTNLSGERYDILATAGRDLGDAELRRMLQGLLAERFHLTLHHEQREMRGYVLSAAPGGVKDSAAMHTAAAEGEPTHQNSEIGFTARSFTMKDLAAYLASPLDGPVADETGLSGRYDIAVDFRRYVNTGPTTQEERPSVMSVLSAALKGELGLQLAAKKGMYDVVVVDHVEAPSGN
- a CDS encoding REP-associated tyrosine transposase, which codes for MPKGLKRFQNFGHIHFVTFSCYQRRPYLSTSQSRDLFVRTLEQTRQRYLLPVHGYVVMPEHVHLLLGEPPEHPLSIAIKALKLSVSKQSQERPFWQHRYYDFNVLTTVKVKEKLHYMHQNPVERGLVPLAELWKWSSYDFYTIRTELPVKIS